One region of Primulina tabacum isolate GXHZ01 chromosome 1, ASM2559414v2, whole genome shotgun sequence genomic DNA includes:
- the LOC142516281 gene encoding uncharacterized protein At4g33100, with protein MGILRRDKNRSSTSATSPCAHLRTAYHSCFNKWYSEKFLKGLWDKEECVSEWEKYRECLLQHLDDKHLSRFLEVDGIVDLNSRAEFKSHTGVS; from the exons ATGGGAATTCTAAGGAGGGACAAGAATCGGTCGTCGACTTCCGCAACTTCACCTTGTGCTCATCTTCGGACTGCTTATCACAGCTGTTTCAACAA GTGGTATTCAGAGAAGTTCTTGAAAGGTTTATGGGATAAAGAAGAGTGTGTTTCGGAGTGGGAGAAGTACAGAGAATGCTTACTt CAACATTTGGATGATAAGCATCTGAGTCGATTCTTGGAAGTGGATGGCATTGTGGATTTAAACAGTCGAGCTGAATTTAAAAGCCATACTGGTGTTTCCTAG